One segment of Streptomyces sp. XD-27 DNA contains the following:
- a CDS encoding M6 family metalloprotease domain-containing protein, giving the protein MFLRRTRLVALLLGLLAAIAAGPAGAVPDAASRAPGTRPPLVQPIDPQQWRNPDDMTWDEYRPVPGTDWADPDVKPTKRTFKGALVLLDYPDEEFSVTKQAGTARFGNPLPSAAGIPRDRVPAFYRDFLNKPGALNHGHTINEYWMEDSGGRVGVELTAFGVYRMPWKSYQYGIEPGMNPGACPRGDTCGKDLRADGKRAWIADVGPGRPADFDFVFYLTAGVDESSAWQEFGPMAFASPQDVPAAWGPPSPTPDGGNAARTRYVPWTSWQAAARIWPNAANGSSTQAESSGMATFAHELSHILGIGDNYNNPYGTPLSRSYTGIWGMLSRGSFNGPGGPHTRWRIPATGGGSMGAQHVLRDKIKLGIVDEKNVLRLDRDALKDSGLVVARVTARSAPPGEKGLSGVNITMGRDLSPTCDRETDPLCDGGGYDNYTVEVVDRMGMDSFTPDSGVLLSKTKNADRAPFAWVVDAHPEDIDLVDFTRPDGTPQKITIGDYRQLSDALFHAGADSGSSYEYVDEANRLHFYVLNVRRDASGVLSYDIGVKSLDGTGPQARGVDLGPGTAQGDPGSGRALCTFDLANTGHAAPRPANGHPDPVASHLSSDIYRLSATASGRGWSAWLPNRLATAANGASVDVDVAVTAKANADRKGRITLTARSESDPAKTAKATCSLTTSR; this is encoded by the coding sequence TTGTTCCTCCGCCGCACACGCCTCGTCGCCCTGCTCCTCGGCCTCCTGGCGGCCATCGCCGCCGGACCCGCGGGGGCGGTACCCGATGCCGCGTCCCGGGCCCCCGGGACGCGGCCGCCCCTCGTCCAGCCGATCGACCCGCAGCAGTGGCGCAACCCGGATGACATGACGTGGGACGAGTACCGCCCGGTCCCCGGCACCGACTGGGCCGACCCCGACGTCAAGCCCACGAAGCGCACGTTCAAAGGTGCCCTGGTACTCCTGGACTACCCCGACGAGGAGTTCTCGGTCACCAAGCAGGCAGGCACCGCCCGGTTCGGCAACCCGCTGCCCAGCGCCGCCGGCATCCCCCGCGACCGAGTGCCCGCCTTCTACCGGGACTTCCTCAACAAGCCCGGTGCGCTCAACCACGGGCACACCATCAACGAGTACTGGATGGAGGACTCCGGCGGCCGCGTCGGGGTCGAGCTGACCGCCTTCGGCGTGTACCGCATGCCGTGGAAGTCCTACCAGTACGGCATCGAGCCCGGCATGAACCCCGGCGCCTGCCCGCGCGGGGACACCTGCGGCAAGGACCTCCGCGCCGACGGCAAGCGCGCCTGGATCGCCGACGTGGGGCCCGGCCGGCCCGCCGACTTCGACTTCGTCTTCTATCTCACCGCCGGCGTGGACGAGTCCTCCGCCTGGCAGGAGTTCGGCCCGATGGCATTCGCGTCGCCGCAGGACGTGCCCGCCGCCTGGGGACCGCCCTCTCCCACCCCGGACGGCGGCAACGCGGCCCGTACCCGCTACGTGCCGTGGACGTCGTGGCAGGCCGCCGCCCGCATCTGGCCCAACGCCGCGAACGGCTCCTCCACCCAGGCGGAGAGCTCCGGCATGGCCACCTTCGCGCACGAACTCAGCCACATCCTCGGCATAGGGGACAACTACAACAACCCGTACGGCACACCGCTGAGCCGGTCCTACACCGGCATCTGGGGCATGCTCTCCCGAGGCTCGTTCAACGGCCCCGGGGGGCCGCACACCCGGTGGCGGATACCCGCCACCGGCGGCGGCTCGATGGGCGCCCAGCACGTTCTGCGGGACAAGATCAAACTTGGCATCGTCGACGAGAAGAACGTCCTCCGCCTCGACCGCGACGCCCTGAAGGACTCCGGCCTCGTCGTCGCCCGCGTCACCGCCCGCTCCGCGCCACCGGGCGAGAAGGGGCTCAGCGGCGTCAACATCACCATGGGCCGCGACCTGTCCCCGACCTGCGACCGCGAGACCGACCCCCTGTGCGACGGCGGCGGCTACGACAACTACACCGTCGAGGTCGTGGACCGCATGGGCATGGACTCGTTCACGCCGGACAGCGGAGTACTGCTCAGCAAGACCAAGAACGCGGACCGGGCCCCGTTCGCCTGGGTGGTCGACGCGCACCCCGAGGACATCGACCTGGTGGACTTCACTCGCCCCGACGGCACCCCGCAGAAGATCACCATCGGCGACTACCGGCAGCTCAGCGACGCGCTCTTCCACGCCGGCGCCGACTCCGGCAGCTCCTACGAGTACGTCGACGAGGCCAACCGCCTGCACTTCTACGTCCTCAACGTGCGCCGCGACGCGTCAGGAGTGCTCTCGTACGACATCGGTGTGAAGTCCCTGGACGGCACGGGACCGCAGGCCCGCGGCGTCGACCTCGGACCGGGCACCGCGCAGGGCGACCCCGGATCCGGCCGGGCCCTGTGCACCTTCGACCTGGCCAACACCGGCCACGCCGCGCCGCGGCCCGCGAACGGCCACCCCGACCCCGTCGCCTCCCACCTCTCCTCCGACATCTACCGGCTCTCCGCGACAGCCTCCGGCCGCGGCTGGTCCGCCTGGCTCCCCAACCGGCTCGCCACCGCCGCCAACGGCGCCTCGGTCGACGTCGACGTCGCCGTGACCGCGAAAGCGAACGCCGACCGCAAGGGCAGGATCACCCTCACCGCACGCTCGGAAAGCGACCCGGCCAAGACCGCGAAGGCCACCTGCTCGCTCACGACGTCGCGATAG
- a CDS encoding TetR/AcrR family transcriptional regulator encodes MTDSQNPRARTAGAKRQRLMAAAAQVVHQQGVERTTIADIARAADVPTGNVYYYFKTKDELVAAALAEHTRQLEIITGELDRLPDPRERLKRLVQGWVGQRELAARYGCPTGTLAAELDKRAEGGLDAEAGSVIRLLLDWVERQFREMGLPDPDELALTLVGAYQGMSLLTNALRDPEIMARQGARLTAWLDSL; translated from the coding sequence GTGACTGACTCACAGAATCCGAGAGCCAGGACCGCCGGAGCCAAGCGGCAGCGCCTGATGGCCGCCGCGGCCCAGGTGGTGCACCAGCAGGGCGTCGAGCGCACCACCATCGCCGACATCGCGCGCGCCGCCGACGTCCCGACGGGCAACGTCTACTACTACTTCAAGACCAAGGACGAACTGGTCGCGGCGGCGCTCGCCGAGCACACCCGCCAGTTGGAGATCATCACCGGCGAGCTGGACCGGCTGCCGGACCCGCGGGAGCGCCTCAAGCGCCTCGTACAGGGCTGGGTCGGGCAGCGTGAGCTCGCGGCCCGCTACGGCTGCCCCACCGGGACACTCGCCGCGGAACTGGACAAGCGCGCGGAGGGCGGGCTCGACGCGGAGGCGGGCAGCGTCATCCGGCTGCTGCTGGACTGGGTGGAACGCCAGTTCCGCGAGATGGGCCTGCCCGACCCGGACGAGCTCGCCCTGACGCTGGTGGGCGCGTACCAGGGGATGTCGCTGCTGACCAACGCGCTGCGGGATCCGGAGATCATGGCCCGTCAGGGGGCCCGGCTGACCGCCTGGCTGGACTCCCTCTGA
- a CDS encoding NAD(P)H-binding protein — protein MIVVTGATGNVGRTLVRLLAEAGAQVTAVARRVTAADVPAGVRAVAADLGDVESLRPALEGAEAVFLLVAGEDPRGIAGAAEAAGVRRLVLLSSQGAGTRPHVYGHAGRFEAAVRESGLEWTILRSGGLASNAFAWAEPVRLHRTAAAPFGDVGLPFVDPDDVAAVGAAVLREDGHDGATYTLTGPAATTPRERAAALGEALGEPVRFVDQTREEAHAQMARFMPLPVVEGTLAILGEPTPEERRVSPDVERVLGRAPHAFGEWAARNIAAFR, from the coding sequence ATGATCGTCGTCACGGGCGCCACGGGCAATGTCGGCCGGACGCTGGTACGGCTGCTGGCCGAGGCAGGCGCGCAGGTGACCGCCGTCGCGCGCCGCGTCACCGCGGCCGACGTCCCGGCGGGCGTGCGCGCGGTCGCCGCCGACCTGGGTGACGTCGAGAGCCTGCGTCCCGCGCTGGAGGGGGCGGAGGCGGTGTTCCTCCTGGTCGCCGGTGAGGACCCGCGGGGGATCGCGGGAGCGGCTGAGGCGGCGGGCGTCCGCAGGCTCGTCCTGCTGTCCAGCCAGGGCGCCGGTACGCGGCCGCACGTCTACGGGCACGCCGGGCGGTTCGAGGCGGCGGTGCGCGAGTCGGGCCTGGAGTGGACCATCCTGCGCTCGGGCGGGCTGGCGTCCAACGCCTTCGCCTGGGCCGAGCCGGTCCGCCTCCACCGCACCGCCGCCGCGCCCTTCGGCGACGTCGGCCTGCCCTTCGTCGACCCGGACGACGTCGCCGCGGTCGGCGCCGCCGTCCTGCGCGAGGACGGGCACGACGGCGCGACCTACACCCTGACCGGACCTGCGGCGACCACGCCGCGCGAGCGCGCGGCGGCCCTCGGCGAGGCGCTGGGCGAGCCCGTCCGCTTCGTGGACCAGACCCGCGAGGAGGCCCACGCGCAGATGGCGCGGTTCATGCCGCTGCCGGTCGTCGAGGGCACGCTGGCGATCCTGGGCGAACCCACGCCGGAGGAGCGGCGCGTCAGCCCCGATGTCGAGCGGGTCCTGGGGCGCGCCCCGCACGCCTTCGGCGAGTGGGCCGCCCGCAACATCGCGGCGTTCCGGTGA
- a CDS encoding DUF523 domain-containing protein — MEAILVSACLRGVPCRFDGRHQASSEIEEALTGRDVVSFCPEVAGGLATPRRPAELVGGDGYDVLDGTARVVEDTGRDVTAEFVDGARRALAAARHGGCTEALLMPRSPSCGRGAVYDGSFAGQLVPGDGVTAALLERNGIAVRPAPGV, encoded by the coding sequence ATGGAAGCAATCCTGGTCAGCGCGTGTCTGCGCGGGGTGCCCTGCCGGTTCGACGGGCGCCACCAGGCGTCTTCGGAGATCGAGGAGGCACTGACCGGTCGCGACGTCGTCTCCTTCTGCCCGGAGGTCGCGGGCGGGCTGGCGACACCGCGGCGGCCCGCGGAACTGGTGGGCGGAGACGGGTACGACGTGCTCGACGGGACGGCGCGGGTCGTCGAGGACACCGGGCGCGATGTGACAGCGGAGTTCGTGGACGGAGCGCGACGCGCGCTCGCGGCGGCGCGGCACGGAGGCTGCACGGAGGCGCTGCTGATGCCGCGCAGTCCGTCGTGCGGACGCGGTGCGGTGTACGACGGGTCGTTCGCCGGGCAGCTGGTGCCGGGAGACGGGGTGACGGCAGCACTGCTCGAGCGGAACGGGATCGCCGTGCGTCCCGCGCCCGGGGTGTGA
- a CDS encoding thiamine pyrophosphate-dependent enzyme gives MARPARIRVQSISLRRGDREHALQGLEDFVVVYIGDGATSEGDMSEAMNLAAVESASVLFVCQNNGWAISKPAEEQMRTSLAERARGFGIESVRVAGQDPETVFSACSRAAAHVRGEPAPYLVEIQVGRIHGHSTSDAQEVYRSRDDIARTKAADPVTAYADRMRDLGLVDAAWFDAVDAEVRELRERLMKEYA, from the coding sequence CTGGCTCGGCCTGCTCGAATTCGGGTTCAGTCAATCTCCCTCCGTCGAGGCGATCGAGAGCACGCGCTGCAGGGGCTGGAGGACTTCGTCGTCGTGTACATAGGCGACGGCGCCACCAGCGAGGGCGACATGTCGGAGGCGATGAACCTCGCCGCCGTCGAGTCGGCGTCCGTGCTGTTCGTCTGCCAGAACAACGGCTGGGCCATCTCGAAGCCGGCCGAGGAGCAGATGCGCACCTCGCTGGCCGAGCGCGCCCGGGGTTTCGGGATCGAGTCCGTCCGGGTCGCGGGTCAGGACCCGGAGACCGTCTTCTCGGCCTGCTCCCGGGCCGCCGCCCATGTCCGCGGGGAGCCGGCGCCCTATCTCGTCGAGATCCAGGTGGGGCGCATCCACGGGCACTCGACCTCCGACGCCCAGGAGGTGTACCGCAGCCGCGACGACATCGCGCGGACCAAGGCCGCGGACCCGGTGACCGCCTACGCGGACCGGATGAGGGACCTGGGCCTGGTGGACGCCGCGTGGTTCGACGCCGTCGACGCGGAAGTGCGGGAGCTGCGCGAGCGGTTGATGAAGGAGTACGCGTAA
- a CDS encoding MbtH family protein: MSTNPFDDENGRFYVVVNDEEQHSLWPAFAEVPAGWRVVFGEAARAECLEYVEQNWTDLRPKSLREAMAAN; this comes from the coding sequence TTGAGCACGAACCCCTTCGATGACGAGAACGGCCGCTTCTACGTCGTGGTCAACGACGAGGAGCAGCACTCCCTGTGGCCGGCGTTCGCCGAGGTGCCCGCAGGATGGCGAGTGGTCTTCGGCGAGGCGGCCAGGGCCGAGTGCCTGGAGTACGTCGAGCAGAACTGGACCGACCTGCGCCCGAAGAGCCTGCGAGAGGCCATGGCGGCGAACTGA
- a CDS encoding TetR/AcrR family transcriptional regulator, with amino-acid sequence MGLRESKKQETRQLISDCATRLFIEQGFEQTTIAEIAAAARVSKKTVTNYFPRKEDLALDHHEAFTEGLARTVAERGPGEEPLTALGRTFRAALLEHSPVVGFTGPAFARMVADSPTLTARLRELHDLREEALAAALTAAAPDPDPAIAPRAGAALIAAADRLLFRRIQELTLAGRTNDQIEATLIPEADHLRTLLAAALGNAPTALTS; translated from the coding sequence ATGGGGCTCCGTGAGTCCAAGAAGCAGGAGACCAGGCAGCTGATCTCCGACTGCGCCACCAGGCTCTTCATCGAGCAGGGCTTCGAACAGACCACCATCGCCGAGATCGCCGCCGCGGCCCGCGTGTCCAAGAAGACGGTGACCAACTACTTCCCCCGCAAGGAAGACCTGGCCCTCGACCACCACGAGGCGTTCACCGAGGGCCTGGCCCGGACCGTCGCCGAGCGCGGGCCCGGCGAAGAGCCGCTCACCGCCCTGGGACGGACGTTCCGCGCCGCCCTGCTGGAACACAGCCCCGTCGTCGGCTTCACCGGCCCCGCGTTCGCCCGCATGGTCGCCGACAGCCCCACCCTCACCGCACGGCTGCGCGAACTGCACGACCTGCGGGAGGAGGCACTCGCCGCGGCGCTGACCGCCGCCGCCCCGGACCCCGACCCGGCCATCGCGCCCCGGGCCGGCGCCGCCCTGATCGCCGCGGCGGACCGGCTGCTGTTCCGGCGCATCCAGGAACTCACCCTGGCCGGCCGCACCAACGACCAGATCGAGGCCACGCTCATCCCGGAGGCCGACCACCTCCGCACCCTCCTCGCCGCCGCCCTCGGGAACGCCCCCACCGCCCTGACGTCGTGA
- a CDS encoding dihydrofolate reductase family protein — translation MRKLTYFIGTTIDGYIAAPDGDFDFFMPHVTEDYLPHLIAEYAETLPTPGRAALGIPDAPNTRFDTVLMGRNTYAPGLAAGLTSPYAHLRQIVLSRSLTTGPDPAVEVTDEDPLTLVRKLKQEEGLGIWLCGGADLAGQLLPEIDELIVKQYPIVAGTGIPLFRADFSPRTFKLTDSRVFEGGNVVLTYAKASD, via the coding sequence ATGCGCAAGCTCACCTACTTCATCGGCACCACCATCGACGGCTACATCGCCGCCCCCGACGGCGACTTCGACTTCTTCATGCCGCACGTCACCGAGGACTACCTCCCGCACCTGATCGCCGAGTACGCGGAAACCCTCCCGACCCCGGGCCGCGCCGCCCTCGGCATCCCGGACGCCCCCAACACCCGATTCGACACCGTGCTCATGGGCCGCAACACCTATGCCCCGGGGCTGGCTGCCGGCCTCACCAGCCCGTACGCCCACCTGCGGCAGATCGTCCTCTCCCGCTCGCTCACCACCGGCCCGGACCCGGCCGTCGAGGTCACCGACGAGGACCCGCTCACCCTGGTGCGCAAGCTCAAGCAGGAGGAAGGGCTCGGGATCTGGCTCTGCGGCGGCGCCGATCTGGCCGGTCAACTCCTGCCCGAGATCGACGAGCTGATCGTCAAGCAGTACCCGATCGTGGCCGGCACCGGCATCCCGCTCTTCCGAGCCGACTTCTCGCCGCGCACCTTCAAGCTCACCGACAGCCGCGTGTTCGAGGGCGGCAACGTCGTCCTCACCTACGCCAAGGCGTCCGACTAG
- a CDS encoding VOC family protein — protein MSLTVADVDASREFFCAHLGYQVAMAADGFASLTRGDAAADIVLLRHGSEVLPPEQRDQRATGLIFALTVTGIEAEERRLREAGAPITMPLREEPWGERLFQLTDPNGVVVQFVEWAARDEPAADEPAQSEEPAQREEPAMLVITPTAENVTESPNARMTGLAAPSRGSAELSTWTVAMEAGQTGPEHVISREQVWTVTAGVLDVTCAGRTEKISAGQTFVLPPDVLRQVHAPQAAEAHVVMRADGVASVPGTEGTRVLPWAR, from the coding sequence CTGTCGCTCACCGTCGCCGACGTAGACGCCTCGCGTGAGTTCTTCTGCGCCCACCTCGGCTACCAGGTCGCCATGGCCGCCGACGGCTTCGCGTCCCTGACCCGCGGTGATGCCGCCGCCGACATCGTGCTGCTCCGCCACGGCAGTGAGGTGCTCCCGCCCGAGCAGCGCGACCAGCGGGCCACGGGCCTGATCTTCGCGCTCACCGTCACCGGTATCGAGGCCGAGGAGCGGCGCCTGCGCGAGGCCGGTGCCCCGATCACCATGCCGCTGCGCGAAGAGCCCTGGGGCGAGCGGCTGTTCCAGCTGACCGACCCGAACGGCGTCGTCGTCCAGTTCGTCGAATGGGCGGCGCGGGACGAGCCTGCGGCGGACGAGCCCGCGCAGAGTGAGGAGCCCGCGCAGCGTGAGGAGCCCGCCATGCTCGTGATCACCCCCACCGCCGAGAACGTCACCGAGTCCCCGAACGCCCGCATGACCGGTCTGGCCGCCCCCAGCCGGGGCAGCGCGGAACTCAGCACCTGGACCGTCGCGATGGAGGCGGGCCAGACCGGCCCCGAGCACGTCATCAGCCGCGAACAGGTCTGGACGGTGACCGCCGGTGTCCTCGACGTCACCTGCGCCGGCCGCACCGAGAAGATCTCGGCCGGGCAGACCTTCGTACTCCCGCCGGACGTGCTCCGCCAGGTCCACGCCCCGCAGGCGGCCGAGGCCCACGTCGTCATGCGTGCGGACGGTGTGGCCTCCGTGCCCGGCACCGAAGGCACCCGCGTCCTGCCCTGGGCCCGGTAA
- a CDS encoding GNAT family N-acetyltransferase produces MSLRITALTDPEETSVGRRLAWLASGPDGSPAGYAFLRLFTRAGQRHLAELDIQVHPAERRARAGTLLLDAAVAAARQDGRSTVIAQAEAGSPGAAFLTAGGFRAALTLTYARLPLTGADLAALTALAEKPHPGYRLTAWEGTVPDELADTYVASRRAMDDMPMGAVDYGTVVWDLDRVRAAATAISARGDILHTVAAVDRSDGAIAGFTELVVPGDGSGDAQHYGTAVLPEHRGRGLARWMKAASIVQARERHPRLGGLLTDTADNNPHMRRVNDELGYLPTHTAHEYQLDL; encoded by the coding sequence TTGTCCCTGCGCATCACCGCCCTGACCGACCCCGAGGAGACCTCCGTCGGCCGCCGCCTGGCCTGGCTGGCCTCCGGCCCCGACGGCAGTCCCGCCGGGTACGCCTTCCTGCGCCTGTTCACCAGGGCGGGTCAGCGCCACCTCGCCGAACTGGACATTCAGGTCCACCCCGCCGAACGGCGCGCACGGGCGGGCACCCTGCTACTCGACGCGGCCGTCGCCGCCGCCCGCCAGGACGGCCGGAGCACCGTCATCGCCCAGGCCGAGGCCGGATCCCCCGGCGCCGCCTTCCTCACCGCCGGTGGCTTCCGCGCCGCACTGACCCTCACGTACGCCCGGCTGCCGCTGACCGGCGCGGACCTCGCCGCACTCACCGCCCTCGCCGAGAAGCCGCACCCCGGCTACCGGCTGACAGCGTGGGAGGGGACGGTGCCCGACGAACTCGCCGACACGTACGTGGCGTCGCGCCGAGCCATGGACGACATGCCGATGGGCGCCGTCGACTACGGCACGGTGGTCTGGGACCTCGATCGGGTACGGGCGGCGGCGACCGCCATCTCCGCGCGCGGCGACATCCTCCACACCGTGGCGGCCGTCGACCGGTCGGACGGCGCCATCGCCGGCTTCACCGAACTGGTCGTCCCCGGCGACGGGAGCGGCGACGCCCAGCACTACGGCACGGCGGTGCTGCCCGAGCACCGCGGCCGCGGCCTCGCCCGCTGGATGAAGGCCGCCTCGATCGTCCAGGCCCGCGAACGCCACCCCCGCCTCGGCGGCCTGCTGACCGACACCGCCGACAACAACCCGCACATGCGGCGCGTCAACGACGAGCTCGGCTACCTGCCGACGCACACGGCCCACGAGTACCAGCTCGACCTGTAG